TGGACGACCTGCTCGACTACGCGCGGATCGACGCGGGCACCTTCGTGCTGAGGGTGCAGCCGATGGACGTGAGCGAGCAGATTCGCGAGATCGCGGACAGCCTCAGGCCCCAGCTCGCCGAGGCGCGCCTGGCACTGGAGGTCGCCGTCCCCCCAGCGCCGTTGCTCGCCGCTCTTGACGCGCAGCGCATCGAGCGGGTCCTCATCAACCTGCTCAACAACGCCATCAAGTTCACCCCTGCCGAGGGTACGATCCGCGTGCGAGCCATGCGCGAAGCGGGCGAGGTGCGCCTGGAGGTGGAGGATACGGGGATCGGGATCGCGAGCGAGGATCTGCCCCGCCTGTTCCAGCCCTTCGCCCAGCTCGAGAGCGGGTTGCACCGGGGCGGGGCGGGGCTCGGCCTGAGCATCAGCAAGACCATCGTCGAGGCCCACGGGGGAAGCATCGAGGTCAAAAGCGCACTCGGCCGGGGCAGCGTCTTCGTGCTGCGCTTCCCGGAAACGCCCGAGAGGGCGGCCGAAACCGCCCTCTCGCTCTAGCTAGAACTTCGCGCTTCCGGCCGGGAGGCTCAGCCTCGGCTGGCCCCTGAGCGCAGCTTCGGCGCGGCCGCCGCTCTGGCTGGTGAAGAAGGCGACGGTCTCCTCCAGGAGCTGGGCCTGCTTGCGCAGGTCCCCCGCGGCGCTGGACACCTCGCCGGTGGCGCTGGCGGCCTGCTGGGAGCTGCGGTTGAGGCTCTCGACGGCGAGCACCACCTGGTCCGCGCCCTGACGCTGCTCGGCCGTCGCGTAGGTGACGGTGTGGGTGAGCTCGTTCATCTCGGCGACCGCGCCGTTGACCTGGTCGTTGATGCCGGCCATCTGCTCGGCCGCAGCCACGATCTGCGAGCTGGCCCGGGCCTGCTCGCTGCTCGCCGCCGAGACCTCGGCCAGGAGGCTCGACACCTGGTGCGAAGCGTCCTTGATCTTGGCCAGGGCCTCGCTGGTGTGGCTGGCGAGCCGCATGCCCTCGCTCACCTTGGCGGCACCCTGCTCGGTGGCGCCCACCGCCTGCGAGGTCTCCTTCTGGATGCCCTTGATCAGGTCGCCGATCTCGCGGGTGGCCTTGGCCGAACGCTCGGCGAGCTTTCGCACCTCGTCGGCGACCACCGCGAAGCCGCGGCCCGCGTCCCCGGCGCGCGCCGCCTCGATGGCGGCGTTCAGGGCGAGCAGGTTGGTCTGCTCGGCGATGTCGTCGATCACCTCGATGATCGCACCGATCTCGCCCGAGCGCTGGTCCAGCATCTGGATGGTGTTGAGGATGCCCGCCATGGTCTCGTTGATCGCTTGCATGCCGTTGATGGTCTTGCCGACCGCGACCTCGCCGGCGTTGGCGGCCTCGCTGCTCTGGAAGGCGACCTGGTTGGCATGCGCCACGTTGCCCGACACCTGCTGGATGCTGGCCGCGAGCTCGGCGATGGAGCTGCTCGTCTGGGTGACGGCCGCCGCAAGCTCGTCCGACTGGCCGCGGACCAGGCCCACCTTGGTCCCGAGGCGCTGCACGCTGCTGTCCACCGACTGGAGGTTGGCCGCCATCTCTTCCATCGCCGCCGAGGTCTCCTCGGCGCTCGAGGCCTGCACCGAGGTGGTCTCGCCGAGGCGGGTGCTGGCCGAGTCGATCTGGACGGCCCCGGCGCTGACCGAGCCGGCCGCGGTGCGCACCCGGTCGACGACCTCGCGCAAGTTGGTGACCATCTTGGCGATCGCGTTGCCGAACTGGTCGCGCTCGCTCTTGGGCGCGATGCTGCGGGTGAGGTCGCCCCGGCTCATGGCCTCGGCCACGCCCGCGACATCCCTGAGGTAGCTCATCATCGCCTCGAAGGTGCGGGCCATGTCGCCCAGCTCGTCGTCGGTCCTGACGTCGAGGCGCTGGTCCAGCTCGCCCTTGGCGATGCCCTCGGCCGCCGCGGCGACCTGGGCCAGGTTCCGGGAGATCTGGCGCGAGAGGGTCAGGGCGATGCCGAGGCCGGCTGCGATCGAGAGCCCCAGGGCCGTGAGGGTCAGCACCAGGGCGCTCTGGTAGTCGCTCTGCGCCTTGCGAGTGATCTCCGCGGCCAGCTTCTCGTTGAGCTTGACCATCTTGTTGACATTCGCGTCGAAGGCGGCGTGGACCGGGGTGACTTCGCGCTTGATGAGGCGGAAGGATTCCGCGTTCCGGTTGGCACGGCTCAGCACGAGGGCCTTCTCCAGCCGCACGAGGTAGGTGTCGTAGTCTTGCTTGGCCGACTCGAAGAGCGCCCGATCCTCCTCGGAGTCGATCAGCTTCCGGTAGTCGGCGAGGTTCTTGCTGAAGTAGTCCTTGGTTTGCGCGATCAGGCCCTCGACCTTCGCGATCTCGGACGGCTCGGTCTCGAGAAGGTGACGGTTGACGTAGCGCTGAAGGGCCG
The Pantanalinema sp. genome window above contains:
- a CDS encoding methyl-accepting chemotaxis protein → MRLSIGKKLLGGFLATSLLTLGLGVFSLVQLGSLNANLSEVTGNRLPKATLLGYMDKDVAALQRYVNRHLLETEPSEIAKVEGLIAQTKDYFSKNLADYRKLIDSEEDRALFESAKQDYDTYLVRLEKALVLSRANRNAESFRLIKREVTPVHAAFDANVNKMVKLNEKLAAEITRKAQSDYQSALVLTLTALGLSIAAGLGIALTLSRQISRNLAQVAAAAEGIAKGELDQRLDVRTDDELGDMARTFEAMMSYLRDVAGVAEAMSRGDLTRSIAPKSERDQFGNAIAKMVTNLREVVDRVRTAAGSVSAGAVQIDSASTRLGETTSVQASSAEETSAAMEEMAANLQSVDSSVQRLGTKVGLVRGQSDELAAAVTQTSSSIAELAASIQQVSGNVAHANQVAFQSSEAANAGEVAVGKTINGMQAINETMAGILNTIQMLDQRSGEIGAIIEVIDDIAEQTNLLALNAAIEAARAGDAGRGFAVVADEVRKLAERSAKATREIGDLIKGIQKETSQAVGATEQGAAKVSEGMRLASHTSEALAKIKDASHQVSSLLAEVSAASSEQARASSQIVAAAEQMAGINDQVNGAVAEMNELTHTVTYATAEQRQGADQVVLAVESLNRSSQQAASATGEVSSAAGDLRKQAQLLEETVAFFTSQSGGRAEAALRGQPRLSLPAGSAKF